The proteins below are encoded in one region of Candidatus Profftella armatura (Diaphorina cf. continua):
- a CDS encoding biotin--[acetyl-CoA-carboxylase] ligase, whose protein sequence is MNISMHFLNTSRIKYLYSNYNTDTEIDIRTIISTNSTNLNLLSIAKTGLLFHPTFLATQIQTSGRGRAGRIWYSEPEITLTFSLAWKFKLSLQYLTSLPLVISLALSIALKEFGQKVQLKWPNDLLLNGNKFCGILIDTFIDKKNNNSIWAIIGVGLNLGLPRILNNKINIGNISELLKIEREKLLAVFICYLIDALKLFEHYGFSIFIKYWNFNHAYTNQVVNILNLNKPQKGIVIGVEKNGCLLLDTKLGKIIISSGNVSLRLRK, encoded by the coding sequence ATGAATATTTCTATGCATTTTTTAAATACTTCACGTATTAAATATTTATATTCTAATTATAATACTGATACTGAAATTGATATTCGAACAATTATTTCAACTAATTCCACTAATTTAAATTTATTATCTATAGCAAAGACTGGTTTATTATTTCATCCAACATTTTTAGCAACACAAATTCAAACTTCTGGACGGGGGCGAGCTGGTCGTATTTGGTATTCAGAACCCGAAATAACATTAACTTTTTCTCTCGCGTGGAAATTCAAACTTTCTCTTCAATATTTAACGAGTTTACCTTTAGTAATTAGTCTTGCTTTATCTATTGCATTAAAAGAATTTGGACAAAAAGTACAATTAAAATGGCCAAATGACTTATTATTAAATGGTAATAAATTTTGTGGAATATTAATTGATACTTTTATTGACAAAAAAAATAATAATTCTATATGGGCTATTATTGGAGTGGGATTAAATCTTGGGTTACCACGTATATTAAATAATAAAATAAATATTGGTAATATTTCAGAATTATTAAAAATAGAACGTGAAAAATTATTGGCGGTATTTATTTGTTATTTAATTGATGCTTTAAAATTATTTGAGCATTATGGTTTTTCTATATTTATAAAATATTGGAATTTTAATCACGCTTATACTAATCAGGTTGTTAATATTTTAAATTTAAATAAACCACAAAAAGGTATTGTTATTGGAGTTGAGAAAAATGGTTGTTTATTACTGGATACTAAGCTTGGTAAAATAATAATTTCTTCAGGGAATGTCTCGTTACGTTTACGGAAATAA
- a CDS encoding signal peptidase II, with translation MKKKFLWIFLSFIISFIDQLSKIFITKLFICKKILIINSFLNLFLIYNNKKIIFNLIYEKIDLQKNILIIINIIIFFLIIYFIKIFIKEYIFCYGLSFILGGAIGNFIDYVLYNYVIDFFDIHINRLHWFIFNISDISIFIGVILIILDQFKNIKYFKKI, from the coding sequence ATGAAAAAAAAATTTTTGTGGATTTTTTTATCTTTTATAATATCTTTTATTGATCAATTAAGTAAAATATTCATAACTAAATTATTTATTTGTAAAAAAATATTAATAATTAATTCTTTTTTAAATTTATTTCTTATATATAACAATAAAAAAATAATATTTAATTTAATTTATGAAAAAATTGATTTACAAAAAAATATATTAATCATAATTAATATTATTATATTTTTTTTAATTATTTATTTTATTAAAATTTTTATAAAAGAATATATTTTTTGTTATGGATTATCGTTTATTTTAGGCGGCGCAATAGGAAATTTTATAGATTATGTTTTATATAACTATGTAATTGATTTTTTTGATATACATATTAATCGCTTACATTGGTTTATATTTAATATTTCTGATATTTCTATTTTTATAGGAGTTATTCTAATAATACTAGATCAATTTAAAAATATAAAATACTTTAAAAAAATTTAA
- the ileS gene encoding isoleucine--tRNA ligase: MNQKNNNIPIFRKKNKNKDLKNKYPINITNTKFPMRGELVKREPEWIKKWQEKKIYYQIRKASINRPKFILHDGPPYANGDIHIGHAVNKILKDIIIKFYNMDGFDAQYIPGYDCHGMPIEIQIEKLYGKNLSPIEIQNKARALAFEKIEKQKIDFIRLGVLGEWDNSYKTMDFLNEANELRAFGVIFKKGYVYHGLKPVNWCFDCKSALAEAEIEYKTKYDFSIYVGFSFAEPEKITNIFNLKNIPNGRGYIVIWTSTPWTIPANQALHVHPEFDYALVHIKNDSSLLLILAFNLVKSCLKKFGLKGDIIGICKGIKLNKIKFFHPLSNININYNRLAPIYLGDYITNDSGTGIVHSAPAYGIEDFLIFKKQKMKDSDIINPVMDDGNFISTLPLFGGMSIWEASKLICSYLRKSKTLFNIEMFKHSYMHCWRHKTPIIYRTTLQWFINMDKIPLNEKKSLRESALTAINKIKFFPSWGSDRLKSMISNRPDWTISRQRHWGVPIAFFIHKKSGKLHPRTIELIELIAKKIELNGIEVWQTLDIKEFLGDEASDYKKSNDTLDVWFDSGITHQTVIRGSHKKQLIFPADLCLEGSDQHRGWFHSSLLTSIILNKSAPYKALLTHGFVVDSKGKKMSKSKGNIIKPQKICNLFGAEILRLWIASTDYSKELSISNEILNRIVEIYRRIRNTLRFLLANTSDFNPNINIVNISDMVEVDQYAIINITNLQKEILSHYRMYEFHPIVSKLQIYCSEDLGSFYLDILKDRLYTAKKNSHARRSAQTAIWHINQSLLRLISPILSFTAEEAWSIFSDKNFYIKSGETIFTQLHYKLPIVYNSHELSYKYIILKKIRSKIMKKLEKIRSTGIIGSSLQAEIILKINKSDFKILNEFGKELKFFLLTSSVSLFQAKDLSEECVIIKPSIYKKCNRCWHYQPDVGERDDYPDLCNRCFNNLFNIEEKRYFA; this comes from the coding sequence ATGAATCAAAAAAATAATAATATACCAATTTTTAGAAAAAAAAATAAAAACAAGGATTTAAAAAATAAATATCCAATAAATATAACTAATACAAAATTTCCTATGCGAGGAGAGTTAGTAAAACGTGAACCAGAATGGATAAAAAAATGGCAAGAAAAAAAAATATATTATCAAATTAGAAAAGCATCTATTAATCGACCAAAATTTATTTTACATGACGGTCCCCCATATGCTAATGGAGATATCCATATTGGACATGCGGTTAATAAGATATTAAAGGATATAATTATTAAATTTTATAATATGGATGGTTTCGATGCTCAATATATCCCGGGTTATGATTGTCATGGTATGCCTATAGAAATTCAAATTGAAAAATTATATGGTAAAAACTTATCTCCCATTGAAATTCAAAATAAAGCAAGAGCCTTGGCTTTTGAAAAAATTGAAAAACAAAAAATAGATTTTATAAGACTTGGTGTATTAGGAGAATGGGATAATTCGTATAAAACTATGGATTTTTTAAATGAAGCAAATGAGTTACGTGCATTTGGTGTTATTTTTAAAAAAGGCTATGTTTACCATGGATTAAAACCAGTTAATTGGTGTTTTGATTGTAAATCTGCATTAGCAGAAGCAGAAATAGAATACAAAACAAAATATGATTTTTCAATTTATGTAGGATTTAGTTTTGCTGAGCCCGAAAAAATAACAAATATTTTTAATTTAAAAAATATTCCAAACGGAAGGGGATATATAGTAATTTGGACTAGTACACCATGGACTATTCCCGCTAATCAAGCATTACATGTGCACCCGGAATTTGATTATGCTTTAGTTCATATAAAAAATGATTCTTCTTTATTGCTTATTTTAGCTTTTAATTTAGTAAAAAGTTGTTTAAAAAAATTTGGATTAAAAGGAGATATCATTGGGATTTGTAAGGGAATAAAATTAAATAAAATAAAATTTTTTCATCCACTATCAAATATTAACATAAATTATAATAGATTAGCACCAATTTATTTAGGTGATTATATAACTAATGATAGTGGTACTGGTATCGTACATTCTGCGCCAGCCTATGGTATTGAAGATTTTTTGATTTTTAAAAAACAAAAAATGAAAGATAGTGATATTATTAATCCAGTTATGGATGATGGTAATTTTATATCTACTTTACCATTATTTGGGGGTATGTCTATTTGGGAGGCTTCAAAATTAATTTGTTCCTATTTAAGAAAAAGTAAAACTTTATTTAATATTGAAATGTTTAAACATAGTTATATGCATTGTTGGCGACATAAAACACCAATTATTTATCGTACTACATTACAGTGGTTTATTAATATGGATAAAATTCCATTAAACGAAAAAAAATCTTTACGAGAATCTGCTCTAACAGCTATTAATAAAATTAAATTCTTTCCCTCTTGGGGAAGTGATAGACTAAAAAGCATGATATCCAATAGACCAGATTGGACCATTTCACGTCAACGACATTGGGGGGTACCAATAGCATTTTTTATTCATAAAAAAAGTGGAAAATTACACCCAAGAACAATAGAATTAATTGAATTAATTGCAAAAAAAATAGAACTTAATGGAATTGAAGTATGGCAAACTTTAGATATTAAAGAATTTTTAGGAGATGAGGCGTCAGATTATAAAAAAAGTAATGATACTTTAGATGTTTGGTTTGATTCCGGAATTACGCATCAAACTGTTATTCGTGGTTCACATAAAAAACAATTAATATTTCCAGCTGATTTATGCTTAGAGGGGTCAGATCAACATCGTGGTTGGTTTCATTCATCTTTACTCACGTCTATTATATTAAATAAATCCGCACCTTATAAAGCATTATTAACACATGGTTTTGTTGTGGATTCTAAAGGTAAAAAAATGTCTAAATCAAAAGGTAACATAATAAAACCACAAAAAATATGTAATTTATTTGGCGCAGAAATTTTAAGATTATGGATCGCTTCAACAGATTACTCAAAAGAACTATCAATCTCAAATGAAATTTTAAATCGTATAGTCGAAATATATCGTCGTATTCGTAATACATTAAGATTTTTATTAGCTAATACATCTGATTTTAATCCAAATATAAATATTGTTAATATATCAGATATGGTAGAAGTTGATCAATATGCAATAATTAATATTACGAATTTACAAAAAGAAATTTTGTCACATTATCGTATGTATGAATTTCATCCAATAGTATCTAAATTACAAATATATTGCTCTGAAGATTTAGGTAGTTTTTATTTAGATATCTTAAAAGATAGGTTATATACTGCTAAAAAAAATTCACATGCTAGACGTTCAGCTCAAACCGCTATTTGGCATATTAATCAATCTTTATTAAGATTAATATCTCCAATATTATCTTTTACGGCTGAAGAAGCTTGGTCTATTTTTTCTGATAAAAATTTTTATATAAAATCAGGAGAAACTATTTTCACGCAACTTCATTATAAATTACCAATAGTTTATAATTCCCATGAATTATCATATAAATACATAATTTTAAAAAAAATAAGATCAAAAATTATGAAAAAGTTAGAAAAAATTCGTAGTACTGGTATTATTGGTTCTTCACTTCAAGCTGAAATAATATTAAAAATTAATAAATCAGATTTTAAAATTCTAAATGAATTTGGAAAAGAATTAAAGTTTTTTTTATTAACATCTTCTGTAAGTTTATTTCAAGCTAAAGATTTATCAGAGGAATGCGTTATCATTAAACCATCTATATATAAAAAATGTAATCGATGCTGGCATTATCAACCTGATGTTGGTGAAAGAGATGATTATCCTGATTTATGTAATCGTTGTTTTAATAATTTATTTAATATTGAAGAAAAACGTTACTTCGCTTAA
- a CDS encoding 16S rRNA (uracil(1498)-N(3))-methyltransferase: MLRFYYPIPFIIGQYLYLPDNIVNHLNVLHIKYRNTIILFNGFGGEYIAKLISIKKKILIKISSFSSSEMELPYTIILIQALPENRKFNLIIEKSVELGVKIIQPITTNRCVQLNNERITKKRIRWKNIIISATEQSGRNILPILAPNISFNNWLISKIFCKRILLSPRGKQKLSHWANNNQYTQKVELLIGPEGGFTEKEENLASKYGVIILSLGRRILRTETASLVALAILNGAWGEM; the protein is encoded by the coding sequence ATGTTACGTTTTTATTATCCAATTCCATTTATAATTGGTCAGTATTTATATTTACCCGATAATATTGTCAATCATTTAAATGTATTACATATAAAATATAGAAATACAATCATTTTATTTAATGGTTTTGGTGGTGAATATATTGCTAAATTAATATCAATTAAAAAAAAAATTTTGATTAAAATAAGTTCTTTTTCGTCATCCGAAATGGAACTACCATATACAATTATATTAATACAAGCATTACCTGAAAATCGTAAATTTAATTTAATTATTGAAAAATCAGTGGAGCTTGGCGTGAAAATTATACAACCAATTACAACAAATCGTTGTGTTCAACTAAATAATGAGCGTATTACAAAAAAACGAATTCGCTGGAAAAATATAATAATTTCTGCTACAGAGCAAAGTGGAAGAAATATATTACCTATTTTAGCTCCTAATATTTCTTTTAATAATTGGTTAATATCCAAAATATTTTGTAAAAGAATACTACTTTCTCCTAGAGGAAAACAAAAATTATCACATTGGGCAAATAATAATCAATATACTCAAAAAGTAGAATTATTAATTGGTCCAGAAGGTGGTTTTACTGAAAAAGAAGAAAATTTAGCATCTAAATATGGGGTAATTATACTGTCATTAGGTAGACGTATATTACGAACTGAAACTGCAAGTTTAGTGGCTTTAGCAATATTAAATGGAGCATGGGGAGAAATGTAA
- the tadA gene encoding tRNA adenosine(34) deaminase TadA, with product MNSIKFMKLALLQAKLAWRAGEVPVGAVLVKNNIVISCGYNQQITRNDPTAHAEIIALRIASKALNNYRFSKNYKIYVTLEPCAMCAGAIIHVRLGEIIYGTPSLKTGACGSIINLFKEKKLNHHTILTGGVMKKQCEKLLKSFFIKRRNFIKNKNINIK from the coding sequence ATGAATTCCATTAAATTTATGAAACTTGCATTATTGCAAGCTAAGCTTGCCTGGAGAGCTGGAGAAGTACCAGTTGGCGCGGTACTAGTTAAAAATAATATAGTAATTTCATGTGGATATAATCAACAAATTACTAGAAATGATCCAACTGCTCATGCTGAAATTATAGCATTAAGAATAGCTTCTAAAGCTTTAAATAATTATCGTTTTTCTAAAAATTATAAAATATATGTAACTTTAGAACCTTGCGCAATGTGTGCTGGGGCAATCATACATGTAAGATTAGGTGAAATTATTTATGGAACTCCTTCTTTAAAAACAGGAGCTTGTGGTTCTATTATTAATTTATTTAAGGAAAAAAAATTAAATCATCATACTATATTAACTGGCGGAGTTATGAAAAAACAATGCGAAAAATTATTAAAATCATTTTTTATTAAACGCCGTAATTTTATAAAAAATAAAAATATAAATATTAAATAA